The sequence TGATGAGTCAGAAAACTTTTTCAATGAGGGCGCACGCCAAAGTGAAAACTTTGTGTTTATTCAGACCTTTATTTGTAAGCATTTCAATTTTCAGACGACCGTAAAATTACGCCGACTTAGCTCAGCTGAAGCTACCGACCATCCATCCCTTGCGCAGCTTAAAGAGGCGGAACTCAAGGAAGAGATCTCAACAATTGAAAAAGAAACACGTTCTGACCCACGGGTGTTGGATGCAGTCTCTATACTTGGCGGGAAAATTAAATCGGTTGTGGTTTTGAAATCAGAATCCTAGAATCATTGTTAATAGAAAACGTTGTTCTTTTGTTGGAAAAGGCGTGACGTCGGGAGTGAAACATGGACCTAAGTAAAATCATGGAAATGGCTGAGCAGATGCGTGGCCAGATGGAAAAAGCACAAAAAGAAGCTGCCAATGTAAAAGCTGATGGCGAAGCTGGTGGTGGCATGGTGAAGGTCACCATGAATGGGCGTCACGAAGTGGAAAAAGTGGTAATGGACCCAGCGATTCTTACGCCAGACCAAGCTGCGTTTGTGGAAGATTTGGTTCGCGCCGCGACCAATCAGGCTTCTTCAAAGATCTCAGAGTTGATGCAAAATCAAGCAGGCTCTATGGCCTCAGATATGGGGATCGACCTTTCGCAATTTGGTATTCCTAACAAGTAGGTACGTTTGTGTCGCAACCAGATCCCATTGAGAAATTGATTCTAGAGCTTGGTCGTTTACCGGGTATCGGTGAACGCACCGCCGCGCGCTTAGCTTTTTTCGTTTTGAAGCAAGCTCGGGACTCATCACGTTTTGATTTGCCACCCTTGGCCCGTGATTTAGCGGGAGCTTTGGTTGATGTTGTTGAGCAGGTGCGCCTTTGCGATGATTGCCAAAACTTATGCACGGCAGAGAAATGTCCGATTTGCTCAGATGCCCGTCGGGATCCGAGAGTCCTTTGTGTGGTTGAGGGCGTGGCTGATTTACGAGCAGTGGAAAGTTGTGGCGTGTTTCGCGGGCATTACCACGTTCTACATGGCTCGCTGGCACCTTTAGATGGAGTCGGCCCGGAAGAACTCAAGCTGCGAGATATTCTAGAGCGTGTTGACCAGGTGGGCTACAGCGAGGTCATTCTTGCAACGAATGCAACGGTTGAGGGAGACGCAACCGCTTTGTACATCGCCCGATTGCTCAGAGGCAGTGAAGTACAAGTCACAAGACTGGCCAGTGGTGTACCGCTGGGTGGAGAACTCGAGTATTTGGACCACGCCACACTTGGCCGTGCGTTGAGCGCTCGCCAAAGTTTTGATTCGTAACCAACTGGTGGCTTTGTTGCGCCCGGGCGTTCTTATTTGTACAGTCAAATTCCTAAGATCGCGTTGGATAAACCCATAGGTCACAGTCGCAGGAGATGAGGAATTTTGGCTTTGCGCTCAACCAGCATGCACGAAGAGGAGCATCAGGAAATTTCTGAGCTTTGTGGTGCTTTGCAACGTTCCGCAAATGCACGTGCGGTGATGTTGGTGGACCGAAATGGTCAGTTTATCACCAGCCACGGCGAAGTTGAGCATCTCGACTTAACCTCACTGGCGTCGCTGACTGCAGGTAATATGGCGGCTACAAGTGGTTTGGCTCGGCTTATGGGGGAGAAAGAGTTTCCCAACATTTTTCATGAGGGCGAAAAAGACCATCTTCATTTATCGATTGTTGGGCAGCGGGCCATTTTGGTTGTGATGTTTGATAGGCGAAGTAGCTTAGGCTTGGTTCGATTACGTGTTAAACAAACAACAGTACTTTTGAATGGCGTTTTTGAGGCTATGCAAACGCGTTCAGAAAAAAGTACTCCCCAGTCACCGCTGGCCGGTGTGACTGATGCTGAGATCGATAATCTTTTTAAGTAGGCGGGAGCCGCAGGTAAGTTATGTCTTTCATTAATTACAGCGCCAAAGAGATCAACTGCAAGATCGTCTATTACGGGCCTGGTTTGTGCGGGAAGACCACGAACCTTCAATATATCTACAATCGCACGAACCCCAATGCTCGCGGAAAGATGATTTCCCTGGCCACCGAGACCGAGCGAACCCTCTTTTTCGACTTTCTTCCTTTGGCGTTAGGTGAGATCCGCGGATTCAAGACCCGTTTTCACCTTTATACGACGCCTGGTCAGGTATTTTACGATGCGAGCCGAAAACTCATTCTCAAAGGTGTGGATGGTGTTGTTTTTGTGGTCGATAGCCAAATTGACCGAATGGAAGCAAATCTTGAGTCACTTGAGAACCTTGAGGAAAATTTGATTGAGCAAGGCTACGACTTGGCGACGCTTCCGTTCGTTCTTCAATATAACAAACGAGATTTGGCGAATATTCTGTCTGTGGAAGAGCTCAAAGAGATGTTCAACCCCAACGGAGTTCCTCAGTTTGAGGCTCAAGCAAGCACCGGTGAAGGGGTCTTTGATACCCTCAAAGGTATCGCCCGTAAGGTTCTGATCGAGCTCAAAAAGGGCGGTTGAAGGATTCGCTCCGAATACGCGATCCTTAAATGAGCATAACTCATTATTATTATAGGTATTTTTTGCATCGATTTGACCTCAGTGGCTGGCAGAGTTAACCTAGGCGGGAATTGATATGCGGATGATTAAATATTCGAGCCACAAGGGTTTGGATAAGGAAATTGTTCGTTGAATGGGTGCTTAACTGCACTTTTGGATAAGTCCATGAAAATGCATAGTATTCGGTTTGGGATATTGGCGATTTTAGTCACCGTTTTGAGTCTTGCGGCCCCTGTCTCTGCGCAAACAACTGGGGTCTCCGGTGACAAACCAGCATATAACCTGAAACTTCGAGACATCGAAGAGCGGGTAAACGATCTCAAAGAGAAAATCTTCCAGAGTAAAGCTCGCCTCATTCAGCTGCAAGAGGTGGTTCTTCACGGAACAATTTCTGGCGCGAAGGCCAAAGTAGTCCACCGCAACGAGATGGGCGCTTCGTTTAGCTTGGCGCGTGCTCAGTATTCACTCGACGGAACGCCAATCTTCAACCGACGTGACAGCGGCGAAGGTGAACTCGCAGATGCCGATGAAATCGAGATCTTCAACGGAACCGTCGCTCCTGGTAACCACCAGATTTCAGTTTATCTGGAATACCGCGGTAACGGATTCGGTATTTTCTCGTACTTAAACGATTACAAGTTCAAAATTAAGTCCAGTTACACCTTTACGGCCGAAGAAGGCCGGATTACTTCGGTCCGCGTTGTCGGTTTTGAAAAGGGTGGAATCACAACTGAGCTGACCGAGCGACCTACCGTTCGCTACGACATCGAAACAACGCGAGCCTTCCGCAAAGAAGACGCTACGAACGAAGATGAATCAGCGAACCAGTAATTGGGTCTGATTCACCATTGGTACGGGGATGAAAAGCTGCATGCCATCGCTTCGCACGACACATTGGGTTTGGGTGATAGCCTGTGGGTTATTACTTGGACCGGGAAACCTCAGGGCGGCTGACGAAGAATCCAGCGATTCTGAGATTGTAGATACTCGGCCATCACCCGAAGTCGAATTTCAAATAGTCCAAAATCAAATTCTTGCTTTGGGCTTGAGCATGAAGACTCTTGCGACCGACTATACAAATGTAAAGATTTTCAAGGGTGACAAGATCTTTGCAGAACGGCTCACAGATAGTGAAGTCCTCTTTCTGCTGAAAGATTATCAACGCTCTTGTTTTGCTCTTCATGGACTCGTCAATGACCCGATGAACCGAAATGAGCAGGGTTACCCCAAGGCTCTTTACTACATGGCCGAATCACAGTTCCAAACTGGAAATTTCGTAGCGGCTAAACGTTACTTCGGCGAATTGATTGAGCGCGGCGATAAAACCTTTCTGATCGACTCTATTCGCCGCCTCGTTGAGATTGCGGATATGCGCCACCAGTGGGAAGGCCTTGAAAAGTATTTTGACCTCTTGCGAAACCAGGGCAACTTGGCCCCTGCAGTTGTTTACAGCACGGTCAAAAGCCTCCTGAAGCAAAATAAGCCGGAACTTGTACCGGATATGGTCAACAGCGTTGACCCGAAGCACTTCTTGTACCCTAAGATTCGATATTTTTACGGTGTTGCTTTGATTGAGCTATCTCGAGCACAGCAAAAACCTGAATTGATGATGGAAGCCGCTCAGGTATTCGAGGAGCTAACAAGAATCGCGGATACCTTCCCAGATGCTGCCGATATTAAAGATTTAGCGGCGATGAACCGGGCACGTATCTTGTTGGAAACAGGTATGCTGACCGAATCCAAAGACAGCTATCAATTCATTGCACGAAATAGCCCTTACTTCGAAGAGGCTATGTATGAAGTCACTTGGGCGTATGTGGAAGCCGCTTCCAGGGCAGAGACTATGGAAGAACGGGTCGCTGAATACCGTAGAGCACTTAACACCATCGAAATACTCTTGGTGTCTGTATCTGATGCACGGATTGCCGCCGAAGCCCGAATCCTTATGGGCAATATCTACATCTGGTTGGGCCGCTTTAATGAAGCCTTGGATGTGTTCTCTCAGGTAACTGACAAGTACAGCCCGATTCGTGATGACCTCACTATGGTTCAGAATAAGATGGTTGATCCCGTCGAATACTATGAAGAGCTTGCTGTGAAGAGTGAAACCGGAAGCGGTTATATTCCAGAAATGGCCCTAGAATGGGCAAGCGAAGAGCAACACTTACAAGAAGCAATGGCTGTGGTGAGCGACCTCGACGACGCCGAGAAGATGGTTAACGAATCGAGTGAAATCGTAGAGAACATGCTCAAAATGCTCTCTGACGACGAGAACGCGGCATTTTTTCCAGGGCTTCAGCCTGCTCGTGCTCGAACTATGGAGCTTGAGAACAGCCTGGTGACCGTCACAAAGCGATTGCTTGAAGTTGAACGCCGCTTGGTACTCGAACATCTTTCTCCAGAACGCCGAAAAGAGCTTGAGCTTATCTTGGCCGAGCGGGAACGGTTAGAGCCAGACTACCAAAACCTACCGAAGAGCCAGGAAGACTACGAGAGCCGTGCAGGCCGAATGCGTGTGCGCATGAAAGGTGTTCAAAAAGAAGCGTTTCGTCTTCAATGGTCATTGGAAGAGCAACGACGTGAGCTTGTTGGTCTAAGACGCTGGCTCAATGCGAACCCAGACAGCCTTCCATTCGAGGATGAAGCCATCTTCAGAAGTCGTGTTCAGCAAATTGATCAGCAAATCCTCGAAATGGAAACCCTTCAAAAGGGTTTGGTTCAGGACATCAAGCGTGAGCAAACCCTGGTTTCGGTAACCACGGCAGAGGCTGTGGAAGAAGATGAACTTCGTGCTCGTTATGAAGCGACTCTCGCTCGTGAGCGAGAAATTCTTTCAGTTGGTCAAATGTACCTCGTTGGAAAGAATATAGCAGGAGCCGAAAATACTGGTTCGACAATGCGCGTATCTAACGAGATGAAGGACCTAATCGCCGAACGTAAGTTGATTGACGCGAAAAAAGCAGGTGTCCAAGCTCGGCTAAAAGATGCACGGCAACAAGTTTACAAGTTTCGTTGGACGCTCATGGATCAAAAGCGCGAAGTCGCGCGGATTCGTAAGTGGATCAAAAACAACCCTGAATTTGTCGCCGATAAAGCGGCCAATTCGGATTTTCGAGTGCGCTTAGATGAGGTTGCTTCAGTCATTGAACAACTTTTAAGCAGCCAAGATGGTTTCGAAAAGGAAGTTGTACGAGATGAAGTCATCGATGTTGTGATGCTGGCTCTTAAGGCTGAAGAAGACGAACTGGATATTCGGTACCAACAGACCTTCGAACGTGAACGTGATTTGCTGATGAACTCAGGAGTTAACGGTGAAGACTCCGGTTTAGCTCTGGTGCTGGCGATCGAGAAATCTCGCTCGGATGCGGCCAGGTTAAACGACCAGTTATTAAAATTTAAGACCTACCTGAAGGAAGCTGGCGGAACCAAAGCCCGTGAAATGAAGGTACAGCTGGCGCGTGAGCAACGAGCTATCAGCGACCAATATAAGGCTCTTACGCTCGCACGAGGCAATGCAAAGCGTCTTGTGGGTGAAATCGCCGCAGTTTCGATTGCCGCGGTTCAAAAGCGCTTTCAAAATATCGTGATGCGAGGTGATGTTGGGATCTTGGATGTTGCATGGCAACTCAAGGAACTCCAAACCAAAGACATCGAAACAAAATTGGCAGAACAGCGACGTGAGTTGAAGCAACTCGATGAGCAGTTCAAGTCGGTTCTTGAGGAATGATGAACGCACGAGGATTGATAGGGGCCTGTGTGGCCGCATCTTTAGCGATGGGAATCTGGGCCGGTGGTGCTCTTGCGCAGGAAAACGCGCCGACTGCTGTGAAGAAAACAAAAGCCGAAGACAATGGCTCTCCACTTTTGGGGCCCGGACTTCAGGCTCCCGAGGCAAACTATACCGAAGCTGAAAAAGCCGAACTTAAAGCGCTTGAGGATTTAGTTCGCCGTTTCTCGGATTCTGCCGAGTCATATAGAAGTTCCGCTCGACAGCTCATTGAATATAAGTTCAGCAAGAAAAGAAACTTACTTGTCGATTACTACGAAGACGCGGTGGTGCAGCTTGAAGAAGAGCAACGGCTGAACCGACTCCAAGCAATCGAACAATTCGAGAAGTTTGTTAAGAGTCACCCCGACGGTGATGCCTATACAGCCGATGCAATGTTTCGCTTGAGCGAGCTTTATTACGAGCGATCATACGACGAATATCTCCAAGCCAACGATGATTTTGAAGTTGCCCTGGAAAGCTGGGACCCTGATTCTGGCGTGGAAGAACCCGAGCTACCTGGATACGAGTTTCAGCCGACCATCGCTATGATGCAGCGACTGATAACGGAATACCCTGATTACCGACTTGTAGACGGCGCGTATTATCTGCTGGGCTATTGCCTGGGAGAGCAGGGTGAGGAAGATGGTTCTTTAAATATTTTTGAGGATCTCGTTGCTCAGGTTCCAAACAGCCAATTTAGCCCAGAAGTTTGGATGCGAATTGGTGAGTACCATTTCGGTGGAAGCGACCTAGAACAAGCTCGTGATTCGTTCCAAAAGGTCTTGCCGCACTACGACTCCGCTTTTTATGACAAAGCACTCTATAAACTGGCGTGGACCCACTTTCGGTTAGCCGATCCAATCGACTCACCGCAGGAGTTCGATAAGAGCGTTTCTTACTTTCTTGAGTTACTCGACTTCAACGTGAAGACCGCTGCTGAAGGTGCGGAACGCGGTAGCGAACTCCTGAAAGAATCCAAGCAATACGTAGCGATTGCCTACGCCGATGAGACCTGGGGCGGTCTAGAAAAAATGCTCTCTCTGATCGATGGCCGTGATGATAAGCCATATAACCGAGACCTTTTTTCTGCACTTGGCAGTGTGTATTTCGACCAAACGCTATTTGATAAAGCCGTTGAGGTTTTTGAAATCATTCAAAATCGTTACCCAGACCATCCAGAGGCTCCTAAAGTTCAAGAGCAAATCATGACTGCTTTTGAGCGGCAGCGAAACTTTGAAGGTCTTGCGAAGGCACGTGATGTTCTTACGGCAAACTTCAGCCCAGGCGGCGCATGGTTTGAGACCAATAAAGACAATCTTGATGCCCTTATTTATGCCGAAGATCTATCTCGTCGTTCACTTTACGCTGCGGCTGTTTTCTACCACGAGCAAGCACAGGCGTATGAAGATTCGGGCGATTTCGAATTGGCAACCGAAACCTATCGACGTGCCTCGGAAGGTTACAGCGATTACCTAGGCCGTTACCCACACGATAAGCAGCTTTATGAGTTAACTTATTACTTGGCGGATACCCTCTACTATTCTCAGGCATTCGACGAAGCCGTTACCTACTTTGAACGAGTACGTGACAGCGGTATGAACGATGACTTTGTTATAGATTCTGCTTCCAACGCAGTGTTTGCCTATGAAAATGGCATCAAAGTAGCTGTCATGCGCGGTGATTTTGAAGAGTTCACCATCAAGACAAGTGCTGAACGTGAAGAAGGCGTCGAAATTGTTCCGCAGCCTATCCCGGAACGTTACGCCAACCTGATTTCAGCAACCGATGCGCTTGGCCGTATGAAGCCAGATGATGAGAACCTGGCCGGTTTCCTCTACAAATCAGCACAAATTAATCTTGGCTACGACCACCTCGATGAAGCACTCACCCGCTTCCAAGACGTCTTGTTGAAGTATCCAACCAACGATGAGACCGCTAGCTTTTCAGTTGAATCGATCGTTGATATTTACCAGACCAAACGTGATTACAGCTCGGTGGTTGCGTTCACCAAGCAGGTTATCGACGACGAGAATTTCGCTCAATTACCTGACCTTCTAAGCTCGCTCCAGGGCTATCGAACGGGTGCTCAGTTTATGGTTGCTCAAGAGCTCGCTGGTAGCGACAAGCATGATGATGCATCTGCTCTCTATGTTGCCTTGGTCGACGAGAACCCAACGTACGCAAATGCCGATTCTGCTTTGAACAACGCCGCCGTTTCTTTTGAGAAGAACAAGCGCTTTGATTCTGCCATGAAAATGTATCAGCGCATTGTCGATGAGTACCCGCAGTCGCCGCGTGCTGATGCCTCATTATTCCGAGTTGGTGTAAACGCACAGAACTTCTTCGACTTTGACTCTGCCCTGAAAACTTACCAGAAGTTGGTTAAAGATTATCCAAACTCGGAGAGCCGAGCGGATGCTTTTTACAACGTAGCTTTCGCCTTGGAGCAGATGCAGCAATACAAGAAGGCCGCTAGGCAGTACCTCAAGTATTGTGATGTCTTTCCCGATCGAGACGACGCACCTGAGGTTTGTTTCCGAGCTGGTGAAGTTTACGAGAAGATGGATGATCCAAAGAGAGTCCTCTCAACGTATGCTAACTTCATCAAGCGTTATGCGAAAAACGAACTTCACCGCGACCGCGTCTTGGAAGCCCATTTACGGATGGCGAAGACCTACGAGAAGCTGGGTAAGCGACGAGACTTAAAGAAGGCCAGAGAAAAGTACGAAACAATCATCGAAGAGTACAACGCAAAACCAGAGGATAAATCAGCTCTGTATGCGGCAGAAGCCGAGTTTAAGTTACTCGAGCCTGACTACGACAAGTTCGCCAGTTTTGAGCTTAAGGGCAGTGATGAAGTTCAGCAAAAAGCCCTGCTTGAACAAATGGAGTCTATCAAAG comes from Deltaproteobacteria bacterium and encodes:
- a CDS encoding YbaB/EbfC family nucleoid-associated protein; its protein translation is MDLSKIMEMAEQMRGQMEKAQKEAANVKADGEAGGGMVKVTMNGRHEVEKVVMDPAILTPDQAAFVEDLVRAATNQASSKISELMQNQAGSMASDMGIDLSQFGIPNK
- the recR gene encoding recombination protein RecR produces the protein MSQPDPIEKLILELGRLPGIGERTAARLAFFVLKQARDSSRFDLPPLARDLAGALVDVVEQVRLCDDCQNLCTAEKCPICSDARRDPRVLCVVEGVADLRAVESCGVFRGHYHVLHGSLAPLDGVGPEELKLRDILERVDQVGYSEVILATNATVEGDATALYIARLLRGSEVQVTRLASGVPLGGELEYLDHATLGRALSARQSFDS
- a CDS encoding roadblock/LC7 domain-containing protein; protein product: MHEEEHQEISELCGALQRSANARAVMLVDRNGQFITSHGEVEHLDLTSLASLTAGNMAATSGLARLMGEKEFPNIFHEGEKDHLHLSIVGQRAILVVMFDRRSSLGLVRLRVKQTTVLLNGVFEAMQTRSEKSTPQSPLAGVTDAEIDNLFK
- a CDS encoding gliding-motility protein MglA, producing the protein MSFINYSAKEINCKIVYYGPGLCGKTTNLQYIYNRTNPNARGKMISLATETERTLFFDFLPLALGEIRGFKTRFHLYTTPGQVFYDASRKLILKGVDGVVFVVDSQIDRMEANLESLENLEENLIEQGYDLATLPFVLQYNKRDLANILSVEELKEMFNPNGVPQFEAQASTGEGVFDTLKGIARKVLIELKKGG
- a CDS encoding dihydrolipoamide acetyltransferase; translation: MKMHSIRFGILAILVTVLSLAAPVSAQTTGVSGDKPAYNLKLRDIEERVNDLKEKIFQSKARLIQLQEVVLHGTISGAKAKVVHRNEMGASFSLARAQYSLDGTPIFNRRDSGEGELADADEIEIFNGTVAPGNHQISVYLEYRGNGFGIFSYLNDYKFKIKSSYTFTAEEGRITSVRVVGFEKGGITTELTERPTVRYDIETTRAFRKEDATNEDESANQ
- a CDS encoding tetratricopeptide repeat protein, which gives rise to MPSLRTTHWVWVIACGLLLGPGNLRAADEESSDSEIVDTRPSPEVEFQIVQNQILALGLSMKTLATDYTNVKIFKGDKIFAERLTDSEVLFLLKDYQRSCFALHGLVNDPMNRNEQGYPKALYYMAESQFQTGNFVAAKRYFGELIERGDKTFLIDSIRRLVEIADMRHQWEGLEKYFDLLRNQGNLAPAVVYSTVKSLLKQNKPELVPDMVNSVDPKHFLYPKIRYFYGVALIELSRAQQKPELMMEAAQVFEELTRIADTFPDAADIKDLAAMNRARILLETGMLTESKDSYQFIARNSPYFEEAMYEVTWAYVEAASRAETMEERVAEYRRALNTIEILLVSVSDARIAAEARILMGNIYIWLGRFNEALDVFSQVTDKYSPIRDDLTMVQNKMVDPVEYYEELAVKSETGSGYIPEMALEWASEEQHLQEAMAVVSDLDDAEKMVNESSEIVENMLKMLSDDENAAFFPGLQPARARTMELENSLVTVTKRLLEVERRLVLEHLSPERRKELELILAERERLEPDYQNLPKSQEDYESRAGRMRVRMKGVQKEAFRLQWSLEEQRRELVGLRRWLNANPDSLPFEDEAIFRSRVQQIDQQILEMETLQKGLVQDIKREQTLVSVTTAEAVEEDELRARYEATLAREREILSVGQMYLVGKNIAGAENTGSTMRVSNEMKDLIAERKLIDAKKAGVQARLKDARQQVYKFRWTLMDQKREVARIRKWIKNNPEFVADKAANSDFRVRLDEVASVIEQLLSSQDGFEKEVVRDEVIDVVMLALKAEEDELDIRYQQTFERERDLLMNSGVNGEDSGLALVLAIEKSRSDAARLNDQLLKFKTYLKEAGGTKAREMKVQLAREQRAISDQYKALTLARGNAKRLVGEIAAVSIAAVQKRFQNIVMRGDVGILDVAWQLKELQTKDIETKLAEQRRELKQLDEQFKSVLEE
- a CDS encoding tetratricopeptide repeat protein, which translates into the protein MAASLAMGIWAGGALAQENAPTAVKKTKAEDNGSPLLGPGLQAPEANYTEAEKAELKALEDLVRRFSDSAESYRSSARQLIEYKFSKKRNLLVDYYEDAVVQLEEEQRLNRLQAIEQFEKFVKSHPDGDAYTADAMFRLSELYYERSYDEYLQANDDFEVALESWDPDSGVEEPELPGYEFQPTIAMMQRLITEYPDYRLVDGAYYLLGYCLGEQGEEDGSLNIFEDLVAQVPNSQFSPEVWMRIGEYHFGGSDLEQARDSFQKVLPHYDSAFYDKALYKLAWTHFRLADPIDSPQEFDKSVSYFLELLDFNVKTAAEGAERGSELLKESKQYVAIAYADETWGGLEKMLSLIDGRDDKPYNRDLFSALGSVYFDQTLFDKAVEVFEIIQNRYPDHPEAPKVQEQIMTAFERQRNFEGLAKARDVLTANFSPGGAWFETNKDNLDALIYAEDLSRRSLYAAAVFYHEQAQAYEDSGDFELATETYRRASEGYSDYLGRYPHDKQLYELTYYLADTLYYSQAFDEAVTYFERVRDSGMNDDFVIDSASNAVFAYENGIKVAVMRGDFEEFTIKTSAEREEGVEIVPQPIPERYANLISATDALGRMKPDDENLAGFLYKSAQINLGYDHLDEALTRFQDVLLKYPTNDETASFSVESIVDIYQTKRDYSSVVAFTKQVIDDENFAQLPDLLSSLQGYRTGAQFMVAQELAGSDKHDDASALYVALVDENPTYANADSALNNAAVSFEKNKRFDSAMKMYQRIVDEYPQSPRADASLFRVGVNAQNFFDFDSALKTYQKLVKDYPNSESRADAFYNVAFALEQMQQYKKAARQYLKYCDVFPDRDDAPEVCFRAGEVYEKMDDPKRVLSTYANFIKRYAKNELHRDRVLEAHLRMAKTYEKLGKRRDLKKAREKYETIIEEYNAKPEDKSALYAAEAEFKLLEPDYDKFASFELKGSDEVQQKALLEQMESIKDLGKSYKGILRFKQVEWMLAALYRQANLYQLLMKQMFDSECPPEYKKLAKDMDLYVEDLCDERKVLLEEQAVALEDAAVQQYESVIERSREYQIANKWTKSTLVALNELRKSEWPLQKDAKRYVEPIAFGTPGLVSLDGTNYTPPAPEPVVEAEEPAPEGEATAPEAAAEGEATAPEAAPEGEATAPEAAPEGEATAPEAAPEGEATAPEAAPEGEATAPE